In one Gadus morhua chromosome 7, gadMor3.0, whole genome shotgun sequence genomic region, the following are encoded:
- the gng8 gene encoding guanine nucleotide-binding protein G(I)/G(S)/G(O) subunit gamma-8, with translation MSNNMAKIADARKTVEQLKLEVNIERMMISKAAAELMAYCEGNAKDDPLVNPMASAENPFREKKLFCAIL, from the exons ATGTCCAATAACATGGCTAAGATCGCAGACGCCCGTAAGACAGTTGAACAACTGAAACTGGAGGTCAATATTGAGAGAATGATG ATATCCAAAGCGGCGGCTGAGCTGATGGCGTACTGCGAGGGCAACGCTAAGGACGACCCCCTGGTCAACCCCATGGCCTCGGCCGAAAACCCCTTCAGAGAGAAGAAGCTCTTCTGTGCCATCCTCTAG